A window of the Streptomyces sp. NBC_00454 genome harbors these coding sequences:
- a CDS encoding M24 family metallopeptidase, whose translation MAGDTKQRTTELSAELRGFKEVQRLSYECAEAVAAQLRPGVTEREAARMQRDWLRERGVRDWFHMPFAWFGDRTAFTDFKIPLQFFPTNRALEPGMPFILDMAPVYKGYTADIGYSGSLGLNPVQDRLMSDLRAHRALILDQVRERRSLRDIYEDVERLMISQGYANRHRAYPFGVIAHKIDRVKERRWSPTAFGFGTQALKGLVSDALHGHREGWSPLWSPYHFSDHPPQPGLWAVEPHLGFRGTGAKFEEILVVTDSQDPEESAFWLDDDLPHVRRWAEEKTA comes from the coding sequence ATGGCTGGGGACACCAAGCAACGCACCACAGAACTCTCCGCCGAACTGCGCGGGTTCAAGGAAGTGCAGCGCCTCTCCTACGAGTGCGCGGAGGCCGTCGCGGCGCAGCTGCGCCCCGGCGTGACCGAGCGCGAGGCCGCGCGGATGCAGCGCGACTGGCTGCGGGAGCGCGGGGTGCGGGACTGGTTCCACATGCCGTTCGCGTGGTTCGGCGACCGAACCGCCTTCACCGACTTCAAGATCCCGCTGCAGTTCTTCCCGACGAACCGGGCCCTGGAGCCGGGGATGCCGTTCATCCTCGACATGGCCCCGGTCTACAAGGGCTACACCGCGGACATCGGGTACTCGGGCAGCCTCGGCCTCAATCCGGTGCAGGACCGGCTCATGTCCGACCTCAGGGCACACCGCGCGCTGATCCTGGACCAGGTGCGCGAGCGCCGTTCCCTGCGCGACATCTACGAGGACGTCGAGCGGCTGATGATCAGCCAGGGGTACGCGAACCGGCACCGGGCCTACCCCTTCGGCGTCATCGCGCACAAGATAGACCGGGTCAAGGAGCGGCGCTGGTCTCCGACCGCGTTCGGGTTCGGCACCCAGGCCCTGAAGGGGCTGGTCTCCGACGCCCTGCACGGTCACCGCGAGGGCTGGTCCCCGCTGTGGAGCCCGTATCACTTCTCCGACCACCCGCCGCAGCCCGGCCTGTGGGCGGTGGAACCGCATCTGGGGTTCCGGGGCACCGGCGCCAAATTCGAGGAGATCCTGGTCGTCACCGACTCCCAGGACCCCGAGGAGAGCGCGTTCTGGCTGGACGACGACCTGCCGCACGTGCGGCGCTGGGCTGAGGAGAAGACGGCATGA
- a CDS encoding metal-dependent hydrolase: protein MSGAPYAIAPRRVAFDWKTTPLHWIPDEPTATHVINVLHLLLPAGERWFVKVFKEGLPLVTDPELRREVKGFMGQEATHSVQHSYVLDHLAEQQLPTAAYTKYVDLLFEKLLGETPPFGAPVTAQEWLRFRLSLVAAIEQFTAVLGDWVLGAEGLDRAGADEVMLDLLRWHGAEEVEHRSVAFDMYQHCGGAGLPRYARRIEGMAVVAPVLAWLWLWGTSYLLRNDPELPGRPRYSLREHNRAVAKGLLPTWRELGTAIPRYFRRSYHPSQEGSLRRAVEYLAASPAARTAAGAVGRAAMS, encoded by the coding sequence GTGAGCGGGGCCCCGTACGCGATCGCCCCGCGGCGCGTGGCCTTCGACTGGAAGACCACCCCGCTGCACTGGATACCGGACGAGCCCACCGCCACCCACGTCATCAACGTGCTGCACCTGCTGCTGCCCGCCGGCGAGCGGTGGTTCGTGAAGGTCTTCAAGGAAGGCCTTCCCCTGGTCACCGACCCCGAGCTGCGCAGGGAGGTGAAGGGGTTCATGGGCCAGGAGGCCACGCACAGCGTGCAGCACTCCTACGTCCTGGACCACCTCGCCGAACAGCAGCTGCCCACCGCGGCGTACACGAAGTACGTGGACCTCCTCTTCGAGAAGCTGCTGGGGGAGACCCCGCCGTTCGGCGCGCCCGTCACCGCGCAGGAGTGGCTGCGCTTCCGGCTCTCCCTGGTCGCCGCGATCGAGCAGTTCACGGCGGTCCTCGGGGACTGGGTGCTCGGTGCCGAAGGGCTGGACCGGGCCGGCGCGGACGAGGTCATGCTCGACCTGCTGCGCTGGCACGGCGCGGAGGAGGTGGAGCACCGCTCCGTCGCCTTCGACATGTACCAGCACTGCGGCGGCGCGGGGCTGCCCCGCTACGCGCGCCGCATCGAGGGCATGGCCGTGGTGGCCCCGGTGCTGGCCTGGCTGTGGTTGTGGGGGACCTCGTACCTCCTGCGCAACGACCCGGAACTGCCGGGTCGGCCGCGCTATTCGCTGCGCGAGCACAACCGTGCTGTGGCCAAGGGACTGCTGCCCACCTGGAGAGAGCTCGGCACGGCCATACCCCGCTACTTCCGGCGGTCGTACCATCCCTCGCAGGAGGGCTCGCTGCGCAGGGCGGTCGAGTACCTCGCGGCTTCGCCTGCCGCACGGACCGCGGCAGGCGCGGTCGGCCGAGCCGCCATGTCGTAG
- a CDS encoding MerR family transcriptional regulator → MSEQAVAEYRIEDLAHHSGATVRTIRAYQDRGLLPKPERRGRSNVYRDTHLARLRQIADLLDRGYTLASIKELLEAWDAGRGLGGVLGLVAEVHGPWTDEEAARISRDELNDRFGGKPDDDAVGEACELGVLERIPGRPDQFRVPSPQELAVAAELYAAGVPLPAITGHLRELRGQVEHIASRFLEFTTEHVFARYLGAVPPTDSDAAEAATMVRRLRPLAQQTVDAELARAMRLFATRHLQRHLGAAGSPQPSGPTPVALPAETVRAVQDLVGADHVAEFVRAATERELQARTMNDLASRGGR, encoded by the coding sequence TTGTCCGAGCAGGCAGTAGCCGAGTACCGGATCGAGGATCTGGCGCACCACAGCGGTGCGACCGTGCGCACGATCCGGGCCTACCAGGACCGCGGCCTGCTGCCGAAGCCGGAGCGGCGGGGCCGCTCCAACGTCTACCGGGACACGCATCTGGCGCGGCTGCGCCAGATCGCCGACCTGCTGGACCGCGGCTACACCCTGGCCTCCATCAAGGAATTGCTGGAGGCCTGGGACGCGGGGCGCGGGCTCGGCGGTGTCCTCGGGCTGGTCGCCGAGGTGCACGGACCGTGGACGGACGAGGAAGCCGCCCGGATCAGCCGGGACGAGCTCAACGACCGGTTCGGCGGCAAGCCCGACGACGACGCGGTGGGCGAGGCGTGCGAGCTGGGCGTACTGGAGCGGATCCCCGGACGGCCGGACCAGTTCCGGGTGCCGTCCCCGCAGGAGTTGGCGGTGGCCGCCGAGCTGTACGCGGCCGGGGTCCCGCTGCCCGCGATCACCGGTCACCTGCGGGAACTGCGCGGCCAGGTGGAGCACATCGCCTCGCGCTTCCTGGAGTTCACCACGGAGCACGTCTTCGCGCGCTACCTGGGAGCCGTCCCGCCGACGGACTCGGACGCCGCCGAGGCGGCGACGATGGTACGCAGACTGCGGCCGCTGGCCCAGCAGACGGTGGATGCGGAACTGGCCCGGGCGATGCGGCTCTTCGCGACCCGGCACCTGCAGCGCCATCTCGGCGCGGCCGGGTCCCCGCAGCCTTCGGGTCCGACCCCGGTGGCTCTGCCCGCCGAGACGGTCCGGGCGGTCCAGGACCTGGTGGGCGCCGACCATGTGGCGGAGTTCGTCCGGGCTGCCACGGAACGGGAGCTGCAGGCCCGGACGATGAACGATCTGGCGAGTCGGGGCGGCCGGTAG
- a CDS encoding aquaporin produces the protein MTNGASLSRRAAAELIGTAALLVVVIGSGIQAAALSADAGVALVANSLASAIGLGLIITLFGPLSGAHLNPVVTLSSWWGRRIGGEGLDGREALVYTAAQTAGAIGGAVLSEVMFGHTPGTFSTQVRGGGHLLLGEVVATAGLVLVIQGLGRIGRAKFIPVAVAGYIAAAIWFTSSGSFANPAGTIGRSFSDSFTGIAPQSLPGFIAAQLLGGILGLALAALLYGNGRRAPKRPAAEVGEVAETAVVAEIGTTGQAYQTVS, from the coding sequence ATGACAAATGGTGCGTCTCTGTCGCGTCGCGCGGCTGCTGAGCTCATCGGCACCGCGGCTCTGCTCGTAGTGGTCATCGGATCCGGGATACAGGCCGCCGCACTCTCCGCCGACGCCGGCGTCGCCCTCGTCGCCAACTCGCTCGCCAGCGCCATAGGCCTCGGGCTGATCATCACCCTCTTCGGCCCGCTCTCCGGAGCCCATCTCAACCCCGTGGTCACCCTCAGCTCCTGGTGGGGCCGGCGCATCGGGGGCGAGGGGCTCGACGGGCGCGAGGCCCTCGTCTACACCGCGGCCCAGACCGCCGGGGCCATCGGCGGAGCCGTCCTCTCCGAGGTGATGTTCGGCCACACCCCGGGCACCTTCTCCACCCAGGTCCGGGGCGGGGGACACCTGCTCCTCGGGGAGGTCGTCGCCACGGCCGGACTGGTCCTGGTGATCCAGGGACTCGGCCGGATCGGCCGCGCGAAGTTCATCCCCGTCGCGGTCGCCGGGTACATCGCCGCCGCGATCTGGTTCACCTCCTCCGGGTCCTTCGCGAACCCGGCCGGCACCATCGGGCGCAGCTTCAGCGACTCCTTCACCGGCATCGCCCCGCAGTCGCTGCCGGGCTTCATCGCCGCCCAGCTGCTCGGCGGGATCCTCGGTCTGGCCCTCGCGGCGCTGCTCTACGGGAACGGCCGACGGGCCCCGAAGCGCCCGGCGGCCGAGGTGGGCGAGGTGGCCGAGACGGCAGTGGTGGCTGAAATCGGCACTACTGGCCAGGCCTACCAGACCGTGAGCTGA
- a CDS encoding SDR family oxidoreductase, with amino-acid sequence MSGTEFGKASGTAFAGARERWVSTGGVELCVVELGDPELPTVILVHGYPDSKEVWSEVAERLASRFHVVLYDVRGHGRSTAPEPLRGGFTLEKLTDDFLAVADAVSPDRPVHLVGHDWGSVQGWEFATVARTEGRIASFTSMSGPSLDHFGHWIKKRMARPTPRRVAQLLNQGAKSWYVYMLHTPVLPELAWRGPLGKQWPKMLQRMEKVPADGYPTASLPIDAAHGAWLYRDNVRARMRRPRADAYAHTPVQLITPTGDVFLSERLYDELELWAPDLVRRTLPAKHWVPRTRPDQLAAWISEFVTAREEPATRAPEQKAPGKYADRFGGQLVLVTGAASGIGRATAFAFAEAGARVVCVDRDAEGAARTADMARLVGSPQAWGECVDVSDEQAMEKLAAKVAAEYGVVDVLVNNAGIGLSGPFLETSAEDWKKVLDVNLWGVIHGCRIFGKQMAERGQGGHIVNTASAAAYLPSKTLPAYSTSKAAVLMLSECLRAELASKSIGVSAICPGIVNTNITATSRFTGVDEAEEKRRQQKSSRLYGLRNFPPEKVADAILLAVVKNQAVVPVTPESKGALWMSRFAPGTLRRFAKLEPRL; translated from the coding sequence ATGAGCGGCACGGAATTCGGCAAGGCGTCCGGGACGGCCTTCGCGGGGGCGCGCGAGCGCTGGGTGAGCACGGGCGGGGTCGAGCTGTGCGTGGTCGAGCTCGGTGACCCCGAGCTGCCGACCGTGATCCTGGTGCACGGGTACCCGGACAGCAAGGAGGTCTGGTCCGAGGTCGCCGAGCGGCTGGCCTCCCGCTTCCACGTCGTGCTCTACGACGTACGGGGCCACGGGCGCTCCACGGCCCCCGAGCCGCTGCGCGGCGGCTTCACCCTGGAGAAGCTGACCGACGACTTCCTGGCGGTGGCCGACGCGGTCAGCCCGGACCGCCCGGTGCACCTGGTCGGCCACGACTGGGGCTCCGTACAGGGCTGGGAGTTCGCGACGGTCGCCCGCACCGAGGGCCGCATCGCCTCCTTCACCTCCATGTCCGGGCCCTCCCTCGACCACTTCGGCCACTGGATCAAGAAGCGGATGGCGCGCCCCACCCCGCGCCGGGTCGCCCAGCTGCTGAACCAGGGCGCCAAGTCCTGGTACGTCTACATGCTGCACACGCCGGTGCTGCCGGAGCTCGCCTGGCGCGGACCGCTCGGCAAGCAGTGGCCGAAGATGCTCCAGCGGATGGAGAAGGTCCCGGCCGACGGGTACCCCACGGCCTCGCTGCCCATCGACGCCGCGCACGGCGCCTGGCTCTACCGGGACAACGTCCGGGCGCGCATGCGCAGGCCGCGCGCCGACGCGTACGCGCACACCCCGGTCCAGCTGATCACCCCCACCGGGGACGTCTTCCTCTCCGAGCGGCTCTACGACGAGCTGGAGCTGTGGGCCCCCGACCTGGTCCGGCGCACCCTGCCGGCCAAGCACTGGGTGCCCCGGACCCGGCCCGACCAGCTGGCCGCCTGGATCAGCGAGTTCGTCACCGCCCGGGAGGAGCCCGCCACGCGGGCGCCCGAACAGAAGGCGCCGGGCAAGTACGCGGACCGCTTCGGCGGCCAGCTGGTCCTGGTCACCGGAGCCGCCAGCGGCATCGGCCGGGCCACCGCCTTCGCGTTCGCCGAGGCCGGAGCCCGCGTGGTGTGCGTGGACCGGGACGCCGAGGGCGCGGCGCGCACCGCCGACATGGCCCGCCTGGTCGGCTCGCCGCAGGCCTGGGGCGAATGCGTGGACGTCAGCGACGAGCAGGCGATGGAGAAGCTCGCGGCGAAGGTGGCCGCCGAGTACGGGGTCGTGGACGTCCTGGTCAACAACGCCGGGATCGGCCTGTCGGGGCCGTTCCTGGAGACCAGCGCCGAGGACTGGAAGAAGGTCCTCGACGTCAATCTGTGGGGGGTCATCCACGGCTGCCGGATCTTCGGCAAGCAGATGGCCGAGCGCGGCCAGGGCGGGCACATCGTCAACACCGCTTCCGCCGCGGCCTATCTGCCCTCGAAGACCCTGCCCGCCTACAGCACCTCCAAGGCCGCGGTGCTGATGCTCAGCGAGTGCCTGCGCGCGGAGCTGGCGTCGAAGTCGATCGGGGTGTCGGCGATCTGCCCCGGCATCGTCAACACCAACATCACCGCCACTTCCCGGTTCACCGGGGTGGACGAGGCCGAGGAGAAGCGCCGCCAGCAGAAGTCCTCCCGCCTCTACGGACTGCGCAACTTCCCGCCGGAGAAGGTCGCCGACGCGATCCTGCTCGCCGTGGTGAAGAACCAGGCCGTGGTCCCGGTGACTCCCGAGTCCAAGGGCGCCCTGTGGATGTCCCGCTTCGCACCGGGCACCCTGCGGCGGTTCGCGAAGCTGGAGCCCAGGCTGTGA
- a CDS encoding HSP90 family protein: protein MTSAQPAPIAEPADSEPSANTFQVDLRGLVDLLSHHLYSSPRVYVRELLQNAVDAVTARRALDPEAEIGIRLSAAGNRVTIEDSGIGLTAAEAHSLLATIGRSSKRGGEHGLETTRQEFLGQFGIGLLACFVVARQIRVVTRSARDPLAAPVEWLATDDGSYTVRELPADARTEPGTTVVLEARPGAEEWLVPAKVEQLARDYGSLLPYDITFHEGSDEGSREGSGEGSAPRPITDRPAVWDRAFPTPAARRVALAGHCAQLFGFTPLDSIDLDLPVAGVRGVAYVLPEPTSPAHRSGHRVHLKGMLLTDKADNLLPDWAFFVRAVLDTDTLRPTASRENLYDDETLAAVREALGARIRTWLAELAASEPERLAAFLSVHHLGVKSLARHDPELLGLMLPWLPFETSDGSMSLEEFAAAHTDIHFTRTVEEFRQIAPIAAAHGLGVINAGYTYDADLLALLPTVRPELKVTELDAGAVTERLDPVPTSAELALAPFLATARTRLEPQSCDVVLRAFQPVAVPALYLDDRQARQERDRTAALDSADSLWSGILGALRGSAPRARLVLNHNNPLIRRIAALPDEALTATAVESLYGQALLMSQRPLRPGDTTLLNRAFLGLLEWATHPADTREDEK, encoded by the coding sequence ATGACGTCCGCACAACCGGCCCCGATCGCCGAACCGGCCGATTCCGAACCCTCGGCGAACACCTTCCAGGTCGATCTGCGCGGCCTGGTCGACCTGCTCTCCCACCACCTCTACTCCAGCCCGCGCGTCTACGTCCGCGAGCTGCTCCAGAACGCCGTCGACGCGGTCACCGCCCGCCGCGCCCTGGATCCCGAGGCCGAGATCGGCATCCGCCTGTCGGCCGCCGGAAACCGGGTGACCATCGAGGACAGCGGCATCGGCCTGACCGCCGCCGAGGCCCACTCCCTCCTCGCCACCATCGGCCGCAGCTCCAAGCGCGGAGGTGAGCACGGGCTGGAAACCACCCGTCAGGAGTTCCTCGGCCAGTTCGGCATCGGCCTGCTCGCCTGCTTCGTCGTCGCCCGCCAGATCCGCGTCGTCACCCGCTCCGCCCGCGACCCCCTGGCCGCGCCCGTCGAATGGCTGGCCACCGACGACGGCTCGTACACCGTGCGCGAACTGCCCGCCGACGCCCGCACGGAGCCCGGTACGACCGTCGTGCTGGAGGCCCGCCCCGGCGCCGAGGAGTGGCTCGTCCCGGCCAAGGTCGAACAGCTGGCCCGTGACTACGGCTCCCTCCTCCCCTACGACATCACCTTCCACGAAGGCTCCGACGAGGGGTCCCGTGAGGGCTCCGGCGAAGGCTCCGCACCCCGCCCGATCACCGACCGGCCCGCCGTGTGGGACCGCGCCTTCCCCACCCCGGCAGCCCGCCGCGTCGCACTCGCCGGGCACTGCGCGCAGCTCTTCGGCTTCACCCCGCTCGACAGCATCGACCTCGACCTGCCGGTCGCCGGAGTGCGCGGAGTCGCGTACGTACTGCCCGAGCCGACCAGCCCCGCCCACCGGTCCGGACACCGCGTCCACCTCAAGGGCATGCTGCTGACCGACAAGGCCGACAACCTGCTGCCCGACTGGGCGTTCTTCGTCCGCGCGGTCCTCGACACCGACACCCTGCGGCCCACCGCCTCGCGCGAGAACCTGTACGACGACGAGACCCTGGCCGCCGTGCGCGAGGCCCTCGGAGCCCGCATCCGCACCTGGCTCGCCGAGCTCGCCGCGAGCGAACCGGAGCGCCTGGCCGCCTTCCTGAGCGTCCACCACCTCGGGGTGAAATCGCTGGCCCGGCACGACCCCGAGCTGCTCGGCCTGATGCTGCCCTGGCTGCCCTTCGAGACCAGCGACGGCTCGATGAGCCTGGAGGAGTTCGCGGCCGCGCACACCGACATCCACTTCACGCGCACCGTGGAGGAGTTCCGCCAGATCGCCCCGATCGCGGCGGCCCACGGCCTCGGAGTCATCAACGCCGGCTACACCTACGACGCCGACCTGCTGGCCCTGCTGCCCACCGTGCGGCCGGAGCTCAAGGTCACCGAGCTCGATGCGGGAGCCGTCACCGAGCGCCTCGACCCCGTTCCGACCTCCGCCGAGCTGGCCCTGGCCCCCTTCCTGGCCACCGCCCGCACCCGGCTGGAGCCCCAGAGCTGCGATGTCGTCCTGCGCGCCTTCCAGCCCGTGGCCGTCCCCGCGCTCTACCTCGACGACCGCCAGGCCCGCCAGGAGCGCGACCGCACCGCCGCCCTGGACAGCGCCGACTCGCTGTGGAGCGGCATCCTCGGCGCACTGCGCGGCTCCGCCCCGCGCGCCCGCCTGGTCCTCAACCACAACAACCCGCTGATCCGCCGGATAGCCGCCCTCCCCGACGAGGCGCTGACCGCGACCGCCGTCGAATCGCTGTACGGGCAGGCCCTGCTGATGTCCCAGCGACCGCTGCGGCCGGGCGACACCACCCTGCTCAACCGGGCCTTCCTCGGGCTCCTGGAATGGGCCACGCACCCCGCCGACACCCGGGAGGACGAGAAGTGA
- a CDS encoding RNA 2'-phosphotransferase: protein MDDRRTVKVSKYVSKHLRHQPERIGLVLDPQGWVEIDDLLGAAAAHGFRISRAELDHVVAANDKQRFAVEGTRIRASQGHTVSVDLGLPEAEPPAYLYHGTVAAVLDAIRAEGLRPMARHHVHLSPDRETATRVGARRGRPIVLSVDAGAMHAAGHVFRISANGVWLADSVPPEFIRFS from the coding sequence ATGGATGACAGACGCACCGTCAAGGTGTCCAAATACGTCTCGAAACACCTGCGGCATCAGCCGGAACGCATCGGACTGGTGCTCGACCCCCAGGGCTGGGTGGAGATCGACGATCTCCTCGGCGCCGCGGCCGCCCACGGTTTCCGCATCAGCCGGGCCGAACTCGACCACGTCGTCGCCGCCAACGACAAGCAGCGCTTCGCCGTCGAAGGCACCCGGATCCGGGCCAGCCAGGGCCACACCGTCAGCGTGGACCTGGGCCTGCCGGAGGCCGAACCGCCCGCGTACCTCTACCACGGCACCGTCGCCGCCGTCCTGGACGCGATCCGCGCCGAGGGGCTGCGCCCGATGGCCCGCCACCACGTGCACCTTTCTCCCGACCGGGAGACCGCGACCCGCGTGGGCGCACGGCGCGGCCGCCCGATCGTGCTCAGCGTGGACGCGGGAGCGATGCACGCCGCCGGACACGTCTTCCGGATCAGCGCCAACGGGGTGTGGCTGGCCGATTCCGTGCCCCCGGAGTTCATCCGCTTCTCCTAG